A section of the Candidatus Nitrosacidococcus sp. I8 genome encodes:
- a CDS encoding DJ-1 family glyoxalase III, with protein MPRVLIPLAQGCEELEAVTLINLLRRAGIEVITAGLNDQPIVGSRGIRLIPDTTLDTIVDQEFTMVVLPGGASGAANLNSDSRIHVLLKNTVRQGNKVAAICAAPTVFADIGLLDSKKATGYPGFLDKLNLPTTTLCNDPVVIDGNVITSRGPGTAMDFALTLIEILINNPKRLEVEEGLKRSL; from the coding sequence ATGCCACGTGTACTTATCCCTTTAGCTCAAGGTTGTGAAGAACTTGAAGCAGTTACATTGATTAATTTATTGCGTCGCGCAGGCATCGAAGTCATTACTGCCGGCCTTAATGATCAGCCGATTGTAGGTAGCCGGGGTATTCGCTTAATCCCGGATACCACTCTCGATACTATTGTAGATCAGGAGTTTACGATGGTTGTGCTACCCGGAGGAGCATCTGGTGCTGCTAATTTAAATTCAGATTCTCGTATTCACGTATTACTAAAAAATACTGTACGACAAGGAAATAAAGTTGCTGCGATCTGTGCTGCACCTACTGTATTTGCAGATATTGGGCTACTTGATAGCAAAAAAGCAACGGGATACCCGGGGTTTTTAGATAAGTTAAATTTACCAACTACCACGCTTTGTAATGATCCGGTTGTAATAGATGGTAATGTGATCACATCAAGAGGACCTGGTACTGCAATGGATTTTGCTTTAACTCTTATAGAAATTTTAATAAATAATCCTAAGCGTCTTGAGGTAGAGGAGGGTTTGAAGCGTTCATTATAG
- a CDS encoding S41 family peptidase, with the protein MSFSKRDVLIATTSLTLGIGFIFGSMVLAGRLENKPDSLPLDELRAFSEIFGEIKRNYVEPVDDKTLIEGSIRGMLSNLDPHSAYLDPQSYSELKIGTSGKFGGLGIEVGMEDGFIRVVSPIDDTPAQKAGIQAGDLIIRIDNEPVKDLSLGEAVDKMRGKPGTQITLTIIRQGEPQPLKFNIIRAIIKVQSVKSKTLEKGYGYVRISQFQVETGANVENEIKKLTKESGGNLKGLVLDLRNNPGGVLSAAVEVSDSFLEKGLIVYTEGRDPQSKQSFRATPGDVLKNAPMVVLVNGGSASASEIVSGALQDHHRAIVMGTKTFGKGSVQTILPLTEDTALKLTTARYYTPSGRSIQAEGIVPDIKLDNIKVSAVDGADNDSSVKEANLSHHLSNDSKKNEAPKENQEEAHLAIEDYPLYEALNLLKGLSALAAIGK; encoded by the coding sequence ATGAGTTTCTCAAAACGTGATGTGCTTATAGCAACTACTAGTCTTACTTTAGGTATAGGCTTCATATTTGGTTCGATGGTACTTGCTGGGCGTTTAGAGAATAAACCCGATTCTTTGCCTTTGGATGAGCTTAGGGCTTTTTCAGAAATATTTGGAGAGATCAAACGTAACTACGTTGAACCTGTGGATGATAAAACCCTTATCGAGGGCTCTATCCGAGGAATGTTATCAAATCTAGATCCTCACTCGGCGTACCTAGATCCTCAATCTTATAGCGAATTAAAAATTGGCACCTCTGGAAAGTTCGGCGGACTAGGGATTGAAGTTGGTATGGAAGATGGCTTCATTCGAGTAGTTTCCCCTATTGATGACACGCCTGCACAAAAAGCTGGAATTCAAGCTGGAGATTTAATTATTCGCATTGATAATGAACCTGTCAAGGATCTCAGTCTTGGAGAAGCTGTAGACAAAATGCGAGGGAAGCCAGGAACTCAGATTACTTTGACTATTATTCGACAAGGAGAGCCACAACCTCTTAAATTTAATATTATTCGGGCAATTATTAAGGTACAAAGTGTTAAAAGCAAAACGCTAGAGAAGGGGTATGGCTATGTGCGTATTAGCCAATTCCAAGTAGAAACTGGGGCGAATGTAGAAAATGAGATTAAAAAACTCACAAAAGAGAGTGGAGGAAACTTAAAGGGATTAGTATTAGATTTACGTAACAATCCAGGTGGTGTCCTTAGTGCAGCAGTAGAAGTTTCTGATTCTTTTCTAGAAAAAGGACTAATCGTATATACAGAAGGTAGGGATCCTCAGTCTAAGCAAAGCTTTAGAGCTACTCCTGGTGATGTACTTAAAAATGCACCTATGGTTGTATTAGTTAATGGTGGGTCAGCCTCTGCATCAGAAATTGTTTCGGGGGCACTTCAAGATCATCATCGAGCAATCGTCATGGGTACAAAAACCTTTGGAAAAGGGTCAGTACAGACTATTTTACCTCTAACAGAAGATACCGCACTAAAACTAACCACGGCGAGGTATTACACCCCTTCCGGACGATCGATTCAAGCTGAGGGAATTGTTCCAGATATTAAATTGGATAATATCAAAGTTTCTGCAGTGGATGGTGCGGATAATGATTCTTCTGTAAAAGAAGCAAATCTGTCTCACCACTTAAGTAATGATAGTAAAAAAAACGAAGCACCTAAAGAGAATCAAGAAGAAGCCCATCTTGCTATTGAGGACTATCCTTTGTATGAAGCTTTAAATCTTCTTAAAGGACTTAGTGCTCTTGCTGCAATAGGAAAGTAA
- a CDS encoding rhodanese-like domain-containing protein, with product MNNRLFEFFTNHWMLSVSLVAIIAALAVDPIVRRRRGIRTISVVEITRLINQENAQVVDIREGKDFDKEHILDSMNAPLSTFITGIARLDRFKDRPLILIWGIGQSVLNIAAQLSKRDHKAIYIIEGGIETWRQADMPLFSGRDKDHHHKDKPKDQITLEKSSESQISPESELGNHQPSIIDKSKKKTKKHKNKKVAYE from the coding sequence ATGAATAATCGCCTTTTTGAATTTTTTACAAATCATTGGATGCTATCTGTTTCATTAGTAGCAATTATAGCTGCATTAGCAGTAGATCCTATCGTACGACGACGACGAGGAATTAGAACAATTTCTGTTGTAGAGATTACTCGATTGATAAACCAAGAAAATGCTCAAGTGGTAGATATTAGAGAGGGGAAGGATTTTGATAAAGAGCATATCTTAGATTCAATGAACGCTCCTTTATCTACATTTATCACTGGAATTGCGAGATTAGATCGGTTTAAAGATCGCCCTTTAATACTTATTTGGGGTATTGGTCAAAGTGTACTGAATATTGCTGCTCAATTAAGTAAACGAGATCATAAGGCTATCTATATTATAGAGGGTGGTATTGAAACATGGCGACAAGCAGATATGCCTTTGTTTAGTGGTAGAGATAAAGATCATCACCATAAAGATAAGCCAAAAGATCAAATAACCCTTGAAAAGAGCTCTGAATCTCAGATATCACCAGAATCTGAGCTAGGCAATCATCAACCTTCTATAATCGATAAATCCAAGAAAAAAACTAAAAAACATAAGAATAAAAAAGTGGCCTATGAATAG
- the grxC gene encoding glutaredoxin 3 has protein sequence MNRIIPKVVVYTTAWCPYCIKAKALLNKKNISYTEIRVDLEPWQRAVMIEKSSGRRTVPQIFIDNEAIGGCDNLFSLDHLGKLDDLFGLNIN, from the coding sequence ATGAATAGGATAATTCCTAAAGTGGTGGTTTACACTACTGCTTGGTGTCCCTACTGTATCAAGGCTAAAGCATTATTAAATAAAAAGAATATCAGCTATACAGAAATTCGAGTTGATCTTGAGCCTTGGCAGCGTGCAGTTATGATTGAAAAAAGCAGTGGTCGGAGAACTGTACCTCAAATTTTTATCGACAATGAGGCTATCGGTGGTTGTGATAATCTTTTTTCTCTTGATCACCTAGGAAAACTAGATGATCTATTTGGCCTTAATATAAATTAA
- the secB gene encoding protein-export chaperone SecB — protein MATNGTYQKEGNEQQNQQPQFNIQKIYVKDLSFETPNSPHIFTKEWKPEINIQLSSKNEQIAEHIYEVVLSVTAAAKINDQTAFLTEVQQAGIFNLVGYTKENLGPLLGSYCPAVLFPFIREVVTDLVTKGGFPPLLLAPVNFDAFYAQQLQQQKSSVDTIKN, from the coding sequence ATGGCAACAAATGGTACCTATCAAAAAGAGGGTAATGAACAACAAAACCAACAACCTCAATTTAATATTCAAAAAATATATGTTAAGGATTTATCTTTTGAAACGCCTAACTCTCCTCATATTTTTACAAAGGAGTGGAAACCTGAGATAAATATCCAGCTTAGTAGTAAAAATGAGCAGATCGCTGAACATATATACGAAGTGGTACTATCTGTAACTGCAGCAGCTAAGATAAATGACCAAACCGCGTTTCTAACTGAAGTGCAACAAGCAGGTATTTTTAATCTGGTAGGATATACCAAAGAAAACTTAGGACCTCTATTAGGTAGCTATTGTCCAGCTGTCCTATTTCCATTTATTAGGGAGGTAGTTACAGATTTAGTCACTAAGGGAGGATTTCCTCCGCTATTGCTAGCACCTGTTAATTTTGATGCTTTTTATGCACAACAATTGCAGCAACAAAAATCATCTGTAGATACAATTAAAAACTAA
- a CDS encoding NAD(P)H-dependent glycerol-3-phosphate dehydrogenase codes for MNFNSQNTLVLGAGSWGTALAVLLARNKTPTYLWGRDQKQVEIMTREGCNQRYLPNISFPPLLTPIYDLQQALKHTNQIIIAVPSHAFRLTLECITFRNIPIKTPIIWATKGLELGTGRLLHEVAIEVLGSDYPIAILSGPTFAHEVAMGLPTAVTIATTYPAVFTYLAHCLHGNTFRLYTSNDLIGVQLGGAVKNILAIAAGISDGLGFGSNTRAALITRGLAELIRLALANGAKKETLMGLSCLGDLTLTCTDNQSRNRRLGLALAQGKTLSEALALIDQVVEGIEAARLVSIRARQANVEMPIVEQVYQVLYCNQDPKRAVEMLLNREQKPEHT; via the coding sequence ATGAACTTTAATAGTCAAAATACCCTTGTACTAGGTGCCGGATCTTGGGGTACTGCTCTTGCCGTATTGCTAGCACGAAATAAAACGCCTACTTATTTATGGGGGAGAGATCAAAAACAAGTAGAGATAATGACTCGTGAGGGCTGTAATCAGCGTTATTTGCCTAATATTTCCTTTCCTCCTCTATTAACACCTATATATGATTTACAACAGGCACTGAAGCATACTAACCAAATTATTATCGCAGTTCCTAGCCATGCTTTTCGACTAACCCTTGAATGTATTACATTTAGAAATATACCTATAAAAACTCCTATTATTTGGGCTACTAAAGGATTGGAGCTAGGAACAGGAAGATTATTGCATGAAGTTGCTATTGAGGTTTTGGGATCAGACTATCCTATTGCTATTCTCTCAGGACCTACTTTTGCCCATGAAGTTGCAATGGGATTACCCACTGCAGTTACAATAGCAACTACTTACCCTGCTGTTTTTACCTATCTTGCTCATTGTTTACATGGTAATACTTTCCGTCTTTATACAAGTAATGATCTGATCGGGGTACAGCTAGGTGGGGCAGTAAAAAATATTTTAGCAATTGCTGCGGGTATAAGTGATGGTCTTGGTTTTGGATCTAATACTAGGGCTGCATTAATTACTCGTGGACTTGCCGAGCTAATTCGTCTTGCGTTAGCAAATGGTGCAAAAAAAGAAACATTAATGGGACTATCTTGTCTTGGCGATTTGACTTTAACTTGTACTGATAACCAGTCTCGCAATCGTCGTTTGGGTTTAGCTCTGGCTCAAGGAAAAACTTTAAGCGAAGCACTAGCTTTAATTGATCAAGTAGTCGAAGGTATAGAGGCTGCTAGGCTTGTATCTATAAGAGCAAGACAAGCGAATGTAGAGATGCCTATTGTAGAGCAGGTTTATCAGGTATTGTATTGTAATCAAGATCCTAAAAGGGCAGTTGAAATGCTTTTAAATAGGGAGCAAAAACCTGAGCATACCTAA
- a CDS encoding class I SAM-dependent methyltransferase: protein MPIASSQSLPYPSPEAIIHSKELQGLIQENIYQAGGAIPFSRFMELALYTPRLGYYMASLPKIGYLGDFITAPEISSFFSRCLALAAQEVLAILKKGNILEIGAGSGRMAADILIELADRDCLPEQYLILELSADLRQRQQTYLSQRIPNLMPRIIWLDRLPNSIQGIIFANEVCDAMPIHCIQIEADCSWERYVSCDRQGEFIWESGPLSDLILDNRINNIRPFLNFDLSAEFSYISEINLMMERWITEFAHCLHQGVIFIVDYGFPQHEYYHWQRSEGTLMCHYQQHAHSDPFFFPGLQDITAHIDFTALAEAGKNSNLSIAGYCSQADFLLSCGLDKLIAKESQRATRTMLEISNQVKRLILPGEMGELFKVLALTRGIEQSLLGFKLRDRRARL from the coding sequence ATGCCCATAGCTTCTTCTCAAAGTCTACCCTATCCCAGCCCAGAGGCGATTATTCATAGCAAGGAATTACAAGGTTTAATCCAAGAGAATATTTACCAAGCAGGTGGAGCAATCCCTTTTTCTCGTTTTATGGAACTAGCCCTGTATACACCAAGGTTGGGATATTACATGGCATCATTGCCTAAAATTGGTTACCTAGGAGATTTTATTACTGCTCCTGAAATTTCTTCTTTCTTTTCCCGTTGTTTAGCTCTGGCAGCACAAGAAGTTCTAGCGATCTTAAAAAAAGGCAATATTTTAGAAATTGGTGCTGGATCAGGACGAATGGCTGCAGATATTCTTATCGAACTAGCAGATAGGGATTGCCTCCCTGAGCAGTATCTTATTTTAGAATTAAGTGCAGATCTTCGACAACGACAACAAACCTATTTATCTCAGAGAATTCCAAATCTTATGCCAAGAATTATTTGGCTAGATAGGCTACCTAATTCTATTCAGGGCATCATTTTTGCTAATGAAGTTTGCGATGCAATGCCAATACATTGTATTCAGATTGAAGCAGATTGTAGTTGGGAGCGCTATGTAAGCTGCGATCGGCAAGGAGAATTTATTTGGGAAAGTGGGCCACTGAGTGATCTCATCTTAGATAATCGAATTAATAATATCAGACCCTTCCTTAATTTTGATCTCAGCGCTGAATTTAGTTATATTTCCGAAATTAATTTAATGATGGAGCGCTGGATTACTGAGTTTGCTCATTGTTTACATCAGGGAGTGATTTTTATCGTCGATTATGGATTTCCACAGCATGAATATTATCATTGGCAACGATCTGAAGGTACGCTAATGTGCCACTACCAACAACATGCTCATTCAGATCCATTTTTTTTCCCAGGATTACAGGATATTACTGCCCATATAGATTTTACTGCTCTTGCAGAAGCAGGGAAAAATAGCAATCTTAGTATTGCAGGCTATTGTAGCCAAGCAGATTTTTTACTATCTTGCGGTTTAGATAAATTAATTGCTAAAGAATCGCAAAGAGCAACGCGTACTATGCTAGAAATAAGCAATCAAGTAAAGCGACTCATCTTACCCGGTGAAATGGGAGAGCTATTTAAGGTGCTTGCTTTAACTCGAGGAATTGAGCAATCCCTTTTGGGCTTTAAACTTAGAGATCGGCGCGCACGTCTTTAA
- the folK gene encoding 2-amino-4-hydroxy-6-hydroxymethyldihydropteridine diphosphokinase has translation MARVYVSIGSNIEKEKNIRTSICLLQSQYSPLTISQVFESESIGFQGDSFYNLVVGFDTTDSVEYLVSYFNNIEQLCGRKRSGTRFSSRPLDLDLLLYDDFILNLQQPKIQIPREDIIHYAFVLRPLAEIAPHGTHPILKRTYIDLWSSFNKSLSNLWPIEIAL, from the coding sequence ATGGCCCGTGTATATGTGAGTATTGGAAGTAATATTGAAAAAGAAAAAAATATTCGCACTAGCATTTGTTTATTACAAAGCCAATATTCCCCTCTTACAATTTCACAAGTCTTTGAAAGTGAATCTATAGGATTTCAGGGAGATAGTTTTTACAATTTAGTAGTAGGGTTTGATACTACTGATTCAGTAGAGTATTTAGTATCCTACTTTAATAATATTGAACAATTGTGCGGTCGTAAACGAAGTGGTACTCGATTTAGTTCTCGCCCTCTTGATTTAGATTTACTGCTCTATGATGATTTTATACTTAATCTTCAACAGCCAAAAATCCAAATTCCTAGGGAAGATATTATTCACTATGCTTTTGTACTACGACCTCTCGCAGAAATTGCACCTCATGGTACCCATCCAATCTTAAAGAGAACTTATATAGATCTTTGGTCTAGTTTCAATAAATCTCTGAGTAATTTATGGCCTATTGAGATAGCGCTATAG
- the folB gene encoding dihydroneopterin aldolase, which produces MDIVYLSNLRIETIIGIYDWERKTKQTISLDLEMATDVAKAAMSDDINDACDYKAVAKRLIDFVGNSEFFLIETLAEQVSQIILQEFKISWLRLRVDKLDAVRGAQGVGVIIERSQS; this is translated from the coding sequence ATGGATATCGTTTATTTAAGTAATTTACGCATTGAAACTATCATCGGTATATATGATTGGGAGCGTAAAACCAAACAAACGATTTCCCTAGATCTAGAGATGGCAACCGATGTAGCTAAAGCTGCAATGAGTGATGACATTAATGATGCTTGCGATTATAAAGCAGTGGCAAAACGACTGATTGATTTTGTAGGTAATAGTGAGTTTTTCCTCATAGAGACTTTAGCAGAACAAGTATCTCAAATTATATTACAAGAATTTAAAATTTCTTGGCTACGTCTTAGAGTAGATAAATTAGATGCGGTTCGAGGTGCTCAAGGTGTGGGGGTAATTATAGAGCGTTCTCAATCTTAA
- the plsY gene encoding glycerol-3-phosphate 1-O-acyltransferase PlsY, translating into MLIYLTLLIAGYILGSLSSAIIVSKLAHLGDPRNYGSGNPGATNILRIGGKRLAAIVLLGDTLKGFFPVWVTGYMSDYPWIISGVGLAAFLGHLYPVFFNFRGGKGVATGLGVLLGFNWLLGILVLAVWLFVFGYKKISSLSALSAAIAAPFLAWWLISVPAICIVTTIMALLSLWRHRSNIARILNRREDGF; encoded by the coding sequence ATGCTTATTTATTTAACTCTGCTTATAGCAGGCTATATTTTGGGATCTTTATCCAGTGCAATTATTGTCTCAAAACTAGCCCATTTAGGAGATCCTAGAAATTATGGATCAGGTAATCCAGGTGCAACTAACATATTACGCATAGGTGGTAAACGACTTGCTGCAATTGTATTGCTTGGAGATACCTTAAAGGGGTTCTTTCCAGTATGGGTTACAGGGTATATGAGTGATTATCCTTGGATAATTTCAGGTGTTGGACTAGCCGCATTTTTAGGTCATCTTTATCCTGTTTTTTTTAACTTTCGTGGAGGCAAGGGAGTTGCAACCGGATTAGGCGTCCTATTAGGGTTCAATTGGCTCTTAGGTATATTAGTTCTTGCAGTTTGGTTGTTTGTTTTTGGGTATAAAAAAATCTCCTCTTTATCTGCACTTAGTGCAGCAATTGCCGCACCTTTCCTTGCTTGGTGGCTTATTTCAGTGCCTGCTATTTGTATCGTAACTACAATAATGGCATTACTTTCCCTTTGGCGGCATCGTTCCAATATTGCTAGAATATTAAATCGCCGGGAAGATGGATTTTAA
- the tsaD gene encoding tRNA (adenosine(37)-N6)-threonylcarbamoyltransferase complex transferase subunit TsaD produces MRILGIETSCDETGVAIYDSEKGILANFLHSQIATHAEYGGVVPELAARDHIRKLLPLIRESLEYAHLNKQDIDAVAYTAGPGLIGALLVGASVGRSLAWAWNIPAIPIHHMEGHLLSPMLESDPPDLPFCALLVSGGHTLLIAVEKIGKYHVLGESLDDAAGEAFDKTAKLLGLTYPGGPALAKLAEVGNSHRFYFPRPMLDRPDLDFSFSGLKTYALNTFKKYGIEAASDIACAFQDSVVDVLVSKSCRAIQHTGYENLIVAGGVSANQALRNQFSVISKKMKIKVYYPRLDFCTDNGAMIAFAGYQSLISGRKTDPNFKVRSKWSLSDLYLI; encoded by the coding sequence GTGCGAATATTAGGGATAGAAACCTCCTGTGATGAAACAGGAGTTGCTATTTATGATAGTGAAAAAGGAATACTTGCAAATTTTCTTCATAGCCAAATAGCAACTCACGCTGAATATGGAGGAGTTGTACCGGAGCTAGCCGCTCGAGATCATATTCGCAAACTTTTGCCGTTAATTCGTGAATCTCTAGAATATGCGCATCTTAACAAGCAAGATATAGATGCTGTTGCATATACAGCGGGACCAGGATTAATTGGAGCCCTTTTAGTAGGAGCATCTGTAGGTCGAAGTTTAGCTTGGGCATGGAATATACCCGCTATTCCAATTCATCATATGGAGGGGCATTTACTCTCACCCATGTTAGAATCAGATCCACCTGATCTTCCCTTTTGTGCTTTATTAGTCTCTGGTGGTCACACTTTATTAATCGCTGTGGAAAAAATAGGTAAATATCATGTTTTAGGGGAATCTCTCGATGATGCAGCTGGAGAGGCTTTTGATAAAACCGCAAAACTACTAGGTCTAACTTACCCCGGTGGTCCAGCACTAGCAAAACTTGCTGAAGTTGGAAACTCCCATAGATTTTATTTTCCTCGACCCATGCTTGATCGGCCCGATCTTGATTTTAGTTTTAGTGGTCTTAAAACTTACGCTCTCAATACTTTTAAAAAATATGGAATAGAAGCAGCTTCTGATATTGCCTGTGCTTTCCAAGATTCAGTAGTTGATGTACTTGTATCTAAAAGCTGTCGAGCAATCCAGCACACAGGATACGAGAATCTAATTGTTGCAGGCGGAGTAAGTGCTAATCAGGCACTAAGAAATCAATTCTCTGTTATAAGTAAAAAAATGAAAATTAAAGTGTACTATCCTAGATTAGATTTTTGTACTGATAATGGGGCTATGATTGCATTTGCAGGCTATCAGTCGCTGATTTCAGGTCGAAAAACAGATCCTAATTTCAAAGTACGCTCTAAATGGTCGTTGAGTGATTTATACTTAATCTAA
- the rpsU gene encoding 30S ribosomal protein S21, producing MPNVRVKENEPFDIAIRRFKRICEKAGILSEVRRREFYEKPTSVRKRKAAAAVKRSMKKVARERARYIRLY from the coding sequence ATGCCAAATGTTAGAGTGAAAGAAAATGAACCTTTTGATATTGCTATTCGTAGATTTAAAAGAATTTGCGAAAAAGCAGGTATTCTATCAGAAGTTCGTCGTCGTGAATTTTATGAAAAACCTACCTCTGTTCGCAAGCGTAAGGCTGCTGCAGCTGTAAAACGTTCGATGAAAAAAGTAGCAAGAGAGCGAGCAAGGTATATTCGCTTATATTAA
- a CDS encoding GatB/YqeY domain-containing protein: MTIETSPLKLRLQEDVKTAMRTQDRAKLGVLRMIMASLKQYEVDTRSILDDEKIIALLDKMLKQRRESTEQYEAAGRKELAEKELFEETIIQNYMPALLSEDELEIMIRKAIEQVQAVTVKDMGKVMNLLKPLIQGRADMKVVSNQIKGKLIA; this comes from the coding sequence ATGACGATAGAAACTAGCCCATTAAAATTACGTTTACAGGAAGATGTTAAAACAGCAATGCGTACTCAAGATAGAGCTAAGCTTGGTGTTTTACGGATGATAATGGCATCTCTTAAGCAGTATGAAGTAGATACACGATCTATACTAGATGATGAAAAAATTATTGCATTACTAGATAAAATGCTGAAGCAAAGGCGAGAATCTACTGAACAGTATGAAGCAGCAGGTAGAAAAGAATTAGCAGAAAAGGAGTTATTTGAGGAGACTATAATACAAAACTACATGCCTGCTTTGCTAAGCGAAGATGAACTTGAAATCATGATCCGAAAGGCAATTGAGCAGGTGCAAGCAGTCACGGTTAAAGATATGGGGAAAGTAATGAATTTGCTTAAACCGCTTATCCAAGGTCGAGCTGATATGAAAGTAGTAAGTAATCAAATAAAAGGGAAACTTATAGCTTAA